From a region of the Salvelinus alpinus chromosome 2, SLU_Salpinus.1, whole genome shotgun sequence genome:
- the LOC139552318 gene encoding zinc finger protein 614-like produces MPHSSSLKLNPVPAEEEEVCWMEKEAVAKEEEEKEPITIQKQVESEAVTVKEEEKAVSVKEEEDAFRVKEDDEVSVKEETDDERREESLHVTPKHQQRTTGKKSHCCSDCGKGCTSSSELKIHQRTHTGEKPYSCDQCGKSFTTSSSLTVHQRTHTGEKPYICDQCGKSFTTSRSLTSHQRTHTGEKPYICDQCGKSFTQLNSLIVHQRTHTGEKPYICDQCGKSFTQLNSLIVHQRTHTGEKPYSCDQCGKSFTQLNNLIVHQRTHTGEKSHSCDQCDKRYSDKRSLIKHQKIHT; encoded by the exons ATGCCTCATAGCTCCAGTCTCAAACTTAACCCCGTTCCTGCTGaagaagaggaggtctgctggatggagaaagaagctgtcgcgaaagaggaggaggaaaaggagcctattacaatacaaaaacaagtagagagtgaggctgttaccgtgaaagaagaagagaaagccGTTTCAgttaaagaagaggaagacgcgttcagagtgaaagaggatgacgaagtttcagtgaaagaagagactGACGATGAac gcagagaagagtctctccacgtCACACcgaaacaccagcagagaaccacagggaagaaatctcattgctgctctgactgtgggaaaggttgcacatcttcatcagaacttaaaatacaccagagaacacacacaggagagaaaccttatagctgtgatcaatgtgggaagagttttactacatctagctctctgactgtgcaccagagaacacacacaggagagaaaccttatatctgtgatcaatgtgggaagagttttactacatctagatctctgacttcacaccagagaacacacacaggagagaaaccttatatctgtgatcaatgtgggaagagttttactcagctaaacAGCCTGatagtacaccagagaacacacactggagagaaaccttatatctgtgatcaatgtgggaagagttttactcagctaaacAGCCTGatagtacaccagagaacacacacaggagagaaaccttatagctgtgatcaatgtgggaagagttttactcagctaaacAACCTGatagtacaccagagaacacacacaggagagaagtctcatagctgtgatcaatgtgacaagagatactctgataaaagatctctgatcaaacatcagaaaatacatacatga